TCCCATTCACTGTATAGAAGGGTGGGTTATTTTGGTTTTCTAAGAAAAACAAGAAAATAAATTGAAAAACAAGTAAGCACACTAACGTTTTGCTACTTGGATGCCTTTAATTATTTCTGTAACTCGCTGAGTACCATCAGTTTTTTCAACAACATTTCCAGTTACGATAATGTCAGCTCCAGCAGAAACCGCCAATGCTGCTTGCTCATGAGTTCGGATTCCACCGCCAACAATTAAAGGCACATCAATGGCTTGTTTAACGGCACGTATCATTTCTGGAGGAACAGGAGCCACCACGCCAGAGCCACCTTCAAGATAAATAAAACGCATACCTAAAAACTGTCCAGCAAGTGCATGTGCAACCACTAATTCAGGCTTATCGAAGGGGATTTTTATTGCTTTACCGACTTTGCCAGCGGTGCCACCATCACCCACGATTATGTAACCCATCGAGATTGGCTCAATATTAAATTTTTTGACAAGAGGCGCACCTGCAATTTGGGCGCCCATCAAAAAGAACTGTGCTTCAGAGTTTAGAAGAGACATAAACCAGATGGCATCTGCATACTGACTGATCCCATTTATGTTACTTGGGAAAAGTATCGTGGGAAGGTCCACTACACCTTTTATGGCTTTTATGACGTTGTCAAGATGTTCTTCAGAATCAGAAGTTGAACCACCAATCATAATTGCAGAAGTCCCACTGCTAGCAGAGCTTTGCGCAATAGCAGCAGCTTGACTTGGCGTAGCATTTTCTGGATCAATCAAAGTTATGTGAATTGCGCCATCGGCTTTTATCTTTTCGAGTAAGTATTTTTCAACTTGCCCATGCATCACGTTTCTACTCTTTTTTAGGTATAGGGGTCCTCTTTGAAGTGCTATAAACGCGGTCAGTTAACATGCAGTAAACATCAACTTCTCCCTGTGCAGGTTTTATTGGGAATTCTTCTTTTAGCCCACAACTGCTACAGATTGCTACTGAATGCGCATCATCTCGGAAAATTTCCACACGCACTGTTTCTTTTCCGCATCTAGGGCACGAGAAGAACTTGGGCAAATGCTTTTTTGGTATATGAACAACTTTTTTCCTTCTTCGTCCCATACAAACATCCTTCTTTAGTGCTGGTTATGTTTCCTTTAATATTTATCCTTGTCCTTAAATACTTGCCTAGTCACCATAAAAACAGAGTGTGAAAGTTTTGAAGTTAACCGCCTCTGTCTTAGACCTTGACTTCGCTGAAGTTCAAAAAAGAAGCACCCACTTCATTAAGCAATACGTTAAAAATTGTGGAGCCAGCGGAATTGT
This is a stretch of genomic DNA from Candidatus Bathyarchaeota archaeon. It encodes these proteins:
- a CDS encoding geranylgeranylglyceryl/heptaprenylglyceryl phosphate synthase encodes the protein MHGQVEKYLLEKIKADGAIHITLIDPENATPSQAAAIAQSSASSGTSAIMIGGSTSDSEEHLDNVIKAIKGVVDLPTILFPSNINGISQYADAIWFMSLLNSEAQFFLMGAQIAGAPLVKKFNIEPISMGYIIVGDGGTAGKVGKAIKIPFDKPELVVAHALAGQFLGMRFIYLEGGSGVVAPVPPEMIRAVKQAIDVPLIVGGGIRTHEQAALAVSAGADIIVTGNVVEKTDGTQRVTEIIKGIQVAKR